Proteins encoded by one window of Anaerosalibacter sp. Marseille-P3206:
- the dprA gene encoding DNA-processing protein DprA codes for MNGFTNRETLIWLNSIFISNATIKVLLEYFDNIKDIWDVPSVEISKIKGIKEEVKEKILYNRNPEQLKIILEKIDELGINAVTILDENYPNRLRYIHNSPTILYCNGTLVEEDELSISIVGSRKSTSYGKWASEKFSKELASIGVTVVSGMAKGIDTCAHRGALDENGRTIAVLGSGVDVIYPRNNKKLYEDIIKQGVVMSEFPIGTQPFATNFPQRNRIISGISLGVIVIEATEKSGSLITATHALEQGKEVFALPGNINSIFSRGTNSLIKDGAKIVMDIEDILEEIYELKERLCLLKNEEIDYSDLSPIEIKIVDTLKERPIHCDNIVYLTGLDISTVISTLTILELKGIAKELPGRVYTLS; via the coding sequence ATGAATGGCTTTACTAATAGAGAGACTCTTATTTGGTTAAACAGTATATTTATTAGCAATGCTACAATCAAGGTGTTATTAGAGTACTTTGACAATATAAAAGATATTTGGGATGTGCCAAGTGTTGAAATTTCAAAAATCAAAGGTATAAAAGAAGAAGTTAAGGAAAAAATTTTATATAATAGAAATCCAGAACAATTAAAAATAATATTAGAAAAAATCGATGAATTAGGAATAAATGCTGTAACTATACTTGATGAAAACTACCCAAATAGGTTAAGATATATTCATAACAGTCCCACAATACTGTATTGTAATGGAACTCTAGTTGAAGAAGATGAATTATCTATTTCTATTGTAGGGTCAAGAAAATCAACTAGTTATGGAAAATGGGCTAGTGAAAAGTTTTCAAAGGAATTAGCAAGTATTGGAGTGACTGTTGTTAGTGGAATGGCAAAAGGAATAGATACTTGTGCCCATAGAGGTGCCTTAGATGAAAATGGTAGAACGATAGCAGTTTTAGGTAGTGGTGTAGATGTCATATATCCTCGCAATAACAAAAAGCTTTATGAAGACATTATAAAGCAAGGAGTTGTTATGTCTGAGTTTCCAATTGGAACCCAACCTTTTGCTACAAATTTCCCCCAAAGGAATCGTATTATTAGTGGAATTTCTTTAGGTGTTATTGTGATAGAAGCTACTGAAAAAAGTGGCTCTTTAATTACAGCTACTCATGCGCTTGAACAGGGCAAGGAAGTATTTGCTCTTCCTGGAAATATAAATAGTATATTTAGTAGGGGGACTAATAGTTTAATAAAAGATGGGGCAAAAATAGTTATGGATATAGAGGACATATTAGAGGAAATTTATGAGTTAAAGGAAAGATTATGTTTATTAAAAAATGAAGAAATAGATTATTCTGATTTAAGTCCTATTGAGATAAAAATTGTAGATACATTAAAAGAAAGACCAATTCATTGTGACAATATAGTTTATTTAACAGGTTTGGATATATCCACTGTTATTAGTACTCTTACCATTTTAGAATTAAAAGGAATAGCTAAAGAGTTACCAGGTAGAGTATATACATTGTCATGA
- a CDS encoding EscU/YscU/HrcU family type III secretion system export apparatus switch protein: protein MKNDKNKKAVALKYNKDDSSPFVVAKGKGYIAEKIIEKGKEEKVHIYEDENIIDNLMQLDLGEEIPPELYDVVAEIIAYVYYLDKKLGDING, encoded by the coding sequence ATGAAAAATGATAAGAATAAAAAAGCTGTTGCCTTAAAATATAACAAAGACGATTCATCTCCATTTGTGGTAGCCAAGGGAAAAGGATATATAGCTGAAAAAATCATTGAAAAGGGTAAAGAAGAAAAAGTCCATATATATGAGGATGAAAATATAATCGACAATTTGATGCAATTGGATTTAGGAGAGGAAATTCCACCTGAATTATATGATGTTGTAGCAGAGATAATTGCATATGTTTATTATTTAGATAAGAAATTAGGTGATATAAATGGGTAG
- a CDS encoding YraN family protein, with the protein MEKGFKGEDIACEYIIENGYQVLERNFRLKTGEIDIIAMKENLLVIIEVKTRTNINYGYPYEAVNKRKQDKIIKTALYYVKLHGLKNIQLRFDIIEIYLGKENKINHYENAFM; encoded by the coding sequence TTGGAAAAGGGATTTAAAGGCGAAGACATAGCTTGTGAATACATAATAGAAAATGGGTATCAGGTATTAGAAAGAAATTTTAGATTGAAAACCGGTGAAATAGATATTATAGCAATGAAAGAAAATTTATTAGTTATAATAGAAGTTAAAACAAGAACTAATATTAATTATGGATATCCTTATGAGGCTGTAAATAAGCGAAAGCAAGATAAAATAATAAAAACAGCGCTATATTATGTTAAACTTCATGGTTTAAAAAACATTCAATTAAGATTTGATATTATTGAGATTTATCTGGGCAAGGAAAACAAGATAAATCATTATGAAAATGCCTTTATGTAA
- the rplS gene encoding 50S ribosomal protein L19, whose protein sequence is MDIIKMIEDEQLKKDIPAFNVGDTIKVHYRVKEGTRERIQIFEGTVIKRQGGGARETFTVRRISYGVGVERTFPLHSPRIEKIEITRKGKVRRSKLYYLRGRQGKAAKVKEKTNY, encoded by the coding sequence ATGGATATCATTAAAATGATTGAAGATGAACAACTTAAAAAAGACATTCCTGCTTTTAATGTGGGAGATACAATTAAAGTTCATTACAGAGTAAAAGAGGGAACTCGTGAAAGAATTCAAATATTTGAGGGAACTGTTATAAAGAGACAAGGCGGAGGAGCAAGAGAAACTTTTACTGTAAGAAGAATTTCTTATGGTGTTGGAGTTGAAAGAACATTTCCTCTACATTCTCCAAGGATTGAAAAGATCGAAATTACTAGAAAAGGTAAGGTAAGAAGATCTAAATTGTATTACTTAAGAGGTAGACAAGGTAAGGCAGCTAAAGTTAAAGAGAAAACAAACTATTAA
- the topA gene encoding type I DNA topoisomerase, with amino-acid sequence MQKNLVIVESPAKAKTIGKFLGKNYKVKASVGHVRDLPKSSLGIDIDNNFEPKYITIRGKGPVIKELKSEAKKADKIFLATDPDREGEAISWHLAHILELSEDDLIRIEFNEITKEAVAKAIKKPRPINKDLVDAQQGRRILDRLVGYKISPLLWRKIRKGLSAGRVQSVTVKLICDREKEIENFIPEEYWSIKGIFNSGNDEFEANFYGELDNKKEIKIDLKTKEEVDEILNYLKDKKYNIHEVKTGTKKRNPYPPYTTSTLQQDASKRLGFSTKKTMMIAQQLYEGIDLKKEGTVGLITYIRTDSMRISEDAIKSTNDFIYSNYGKEYSTGGRVYKNKKGGEVQDAHEAIRPTSIVRIPDNIKESLTKDQYKLYKLIWERFVASQMSPAIYETITVKILSGKYLFRASGSKMKFDGFMKLYDSGDKNENELNISSINEGAEVKLKKLEPNQHFTQPPAQYSEATLIKTLEDLGIGRPSTYAPTISTILSREYVILQNKYFKPTELGILVTELLEEYFKDIVDKEFTAAMEDRLDDVADGKYSWVKVVDEFYSDFSKVLKIAEEEIEKIEIKEEVTDVLCEKCGRNMVVKYGRYGKFLACPGYPECKNTKPILQELNVNCPLCGGKVVERKSKKGRRFYGCSNYPKCNFVSWDEPIEEKCPKCGNMLVRKGTRNNITIKCTEKTCDYERKEDKTKKQKNK; translated from the coding sequence TTGCAAAAGAATTTAGTAATAGTTGAATCACCTGCAAAAGCAAAAACTATAGGTAAATTTCTAGGTAAAAATTATAAGGTAAAGGCTTCTGTTGGGCATGTGAGGGACTTGCCTAAAAGTAGTTTAGGTATAGATATTGATAATAATTTTGAACCAAAGTACATCACTATAAGAGGTAAGGGTCCAGTAATAAAAGAATTAAAGAGTGAAGCAAAAAAAGCAGATAAGATTTTCCTAGCAACTGACCCTGATAGAGAAGGAGAAGCTATATCTTGGCATTTAGCACATATATTAGAATTAAGTGAAGATGATTTGATTAGAATTGAGTTTAATGAAATAACAAAAGAAGCAGTAGCTAAAGCAATAAAAAAACCTCGCCCAATTAACAAGGATTTAGTGGATGCTCAACAGGGGAGAAGGATTTTAGATAGATTAGTTGGATATAAAATTAGTCCTCTTTTATGGAGGAAGATTAGAAAAGGGTTAAGTGCAGGTAGAGTTCAGTCAGTTACAGTAAAATTAATATGTGATAGAGAAAAAGAGATAGAGAATTTTATTCCTGAAGAGTATTGGAGTATAAAAGGCATATTTAATAGTGGAAATGATGAATTTGAAGCTAATTTTTATGGAGAATTAGATAACAAAAAAGAGATAAAAATTGATTTAAAAACAAAAGAAGAAGTAGATGAGATACTTAATTATTTAAAAGATAAAAAATATAATATACATGAAGTAAAAACAGGAACTAAAAAGAGAAATCCATATCCACCTTATACTACCAGTACATTACAACAAGATGCTTCAAAGAGATTAGGATTTTCAACAAAGAAAACAATGATGATAGCACAGCAATTATATGAAGGAATAGATTTAAAAAAAGAAGGTACAGTAGGGTTAATTACTTATATCAGAACAGACTCAATGCGTATATCAGAAGATGCTATAAAAAGTACAAATGATTTTATTTACAGTAATTATGGGAAAGAGTATTCAACAGGTGGAAGGGTATATAAAAATAAAAAAGGTGGGGAAGTTCAAGATGCTCACGAAGCAATTAGGCCAACATCTATAGTTAGGATACCTGATAATATAAAAGAATCTTTAACTAAAGATCAATATAAATTGTATAAACTCATTTGGGAAAGATTTGTTGCTAGCCAAATGAGCCCAGCTATTTATGAAACTATAACTGTGAAAATATTATCTGGGAAATATCTATTTAGAGCTTCGGGTTCTAAAATGAAATTTGATGGATTTATGAAGCTTTACGATAGTGGAGATAAAAATGAAAATGAACTAAATATTTCTTCGATAAATGAAGGGGCAGAGGTAAAATTAAAAAAATTAGAACCAAATCAACATTTTACACAACCACCTGCTCAATATTCTGAAGCGACACTTATTAAGACTTTAGAAGATTTGGGAATAGGTAGACCTAGTACTTATGCTCCAACTATTAGCACTATACTAAGTAGGGAGTATGTAATATTACAAAACAAATACTTCAAGCCTACAGAATTGGGTATATTGGTTACGGAATTGCTAGAAGAATATTTTAAAGATATAGTTGATAAAGAGTTTACAGCAGCAATGGAAGATAGATTAGATGATGTTGCTGATGGTAAATATTCATGGGTAAAAGTAGTAGATGAATTTTATTCTGATTTTAGTAAGGTTCTAAAAATTGCAGAGGAAGAAATTGAGAAAATAGAAATCAAAGAAGAAGTAACAGATGTTTTATGTGAAAAATGTGGCAGAAACATGGTTGTTAAATATGGAAGATATGGTAAGTTTTTAGCTTGCCCTGGCTATCCAGAATGCAAAAATACAAAGCCTATTTTACAGGAATTAAATGTAAATTGCCCGCTTTGTGGGGGAAAAGTAGTAGAGAGAAAATCAAAAAAAGGAAGACGTTTTTATGGTTGTAGTAATTATCCAAAATGTAATTTTGTATCATGGGATGAGCCAATTGAAGAGAAATGCCCTAAGTGTGGTAATATGTTAGTAAGAAAGGGAACTAGAAATAATATTACAATTAAATGCACA
- a CDS encoding YifB family Mg chelatase-like AAA ATPase: protein MYSKVKTCVLQGLSGFIVEVETDISRGLPNFNIVGLPDTAIKESKERVRTAIKNSQYEFPLNRITVNLAPANLKKEGSQIDLSIAIGLLSAMGIIMYEDFSNISFLGELSLDGKINKIEGALPMVISLRELGIRKVVLPYDNRNECGAIDDVEIVPVKDLKELVYYLNGEIEIDFQYKKNKNIFPYKEDYEEDFSDIKGQDGLKRALEVAAAGSHNILIIGPPGSGKTMAARRLPSILPDLTFEESVEITKIYSVAGLLNNDYLVSQRPFRAPHHTASASSLIGGGRIPKPGEVSLAHHGVLFLDELPEFQRKVLEVLRQPLEDGFVTISRVSATLTYPADFMLVASMNPCPCGYYGDPHHECTCSQRSIDNYLNKISNPLLDRIDIHTEVMPVNYLDLNSDKKSDSSKDIKERVNNARKMQIERYDKEGIFSNGQLSAKNIKKYCKLNGNAEKIMKQAFNKFKFSARSYNKILKVSRTIADLDGEKTINEKHILEAIQYRSLDKKYWG from the coding sequence ATGTATTCGAAAGTTAAAACTTGTGTTCTTCAGGGGTTAAGTGGTTTTATAGTAGAAGTTGAAACTGATATTTCAAGAGGTTTACCAAATTTTAACATAGTTGGATTACCAGATACTGCTATAAAGGAATCAAAAGAAAGAGTTAGGACTGCTATTAAAAACAGTCAATATGAATTTCCGTTAAATAGAATTACTGTCAATTTAGCTCCAGCAAATCTAAAAAAAGAGGGGTCTCAGATAGATTTATCTATTGCAATAGGACTTCTGTCTGCTATGGGAATTATAATGTATGAGGATTTTAGTAATATTTCTTTTTTAGGTGAACTATCATTGGACGGAAAGATAAATAAAATCGAGGGAGCCCTTCCTATGGTTATATCTCTTAGGGAGCTAGGCATAAGAAAAGTTGTATTGCCCTATGACAATAGAAATGAATGTGGAGCTATAGATGATGTAGAGATAGTTCCTGTAAAAGATTTAAAGGAATTGGTGTACTATTTGAATGGGGAAATTGAAATAGATTTTCAATATAAAAAGAATAAAAATATCTTTCCTTATAAAGAGGATTATGAAGAAGATTTTAGTGATATAAAGGGACAGGATGGATTGAAAAGAGCATTAGAAGTAGCAGCTGCTGGATCGCATAATATTTTGATTATAGGGCCTCCTGGCTCAGGTAAGACAATGGCAGCAAGAAGATTACCATCAATACTTCCTGACCTAACTTTTGAAGAGTCAGTTGAAATTACTAAGATATATAGTGTTGCAGGGCTTTTAAATAATGATTATTTAGTAAGTCAAAGACCTTTCAGAGCTCCTCATCACACTGCGTCAGCATCTTCCTTAATAGGTGGTGGAAGGATACCTAAGCCTGGAGAAGTATCTCTAGCTCATCATGGAGTTCTTTTTCTTGATGAGTTGCCAGAATTTCAAAGAAAAGTATTAGAGGTACTTAGGCAACCGTTAGAGGATGGATTTGTGACTATCTCTAGAGTTAGTGCTACATTAACTTATCCCGCTGATTTTATGTTGGTGGCAAGCATGAATCCTTGTCCGTGTGGGTATTATGGAGATCCTCATCACGAATGTACTTGTTCACAAAGAAGTATTGACAATTATTTGAATAAGATAAGCAATCCTCTTTTAGATAGAATAGATATCCATACTGAGGTTATGCCTGTAAATTATTTAGATTTAAATAGTGATAAAAAATCAGATTCTTCAAAGGATATCAAGGAAAGGGTTAATAATGCAAGAAAAATGCAAATCGAGAGATACGATAAAGAAGGAATATTTTCTAATGGTCAACTTTCAGCAAAAAATATTAAAAAATATTGTAAACTCAATGGGAATGCAGAAAAGATAATGAAACAAGCTTTTAATAAATTTAAGTTTAGTGCAAGAAGTTATAACAAAATTTTAAAAGTATCAAGAACTATTGCTGATTTAGATGGTGAAAAAACAATCAATGAAAAACATATACTAGAAGCTATTCAATATAGAAGTTTAGATAAAAAGTATTGGGGGTAA
- the ylqF gene encoding ribosome biogenesis GTPase YlqF, with translation MNINWYPGHMKKTKEAIKKSLPLIDIIYELLDARIPISSKNPDIDSLVGNKPRIIILNKSDLSNPDNNFKWQKKLSESGTPSILVNSLDNTGINDLIRISNVLMKEKRDKLEKKGIKNKAIRVMIVGIPNVGKSTLINSLSGRKGAKTGNRPGVTKGNQWIKLKGNLELLDTPGILWPKFEDKEIGLNLAFTGAIKDELLDIETLAYRLIEKLVTICPFLLEERYNITISGKSTIEVFEEIGKKRGCILKGGEIDFDKTSNIIIDDFRKGRIGRITLELP, from the coding sequence ATGAATATAAATTGGTATCCAGGTCATATGAAAAAAACTAAAGAAGCTATAAAGAAAAGTCTACCTTTGATAGATATTATATATGAGCTACTAGATGCAAGAATACCTATTAGTAGTAAAAATCCAGATATAGATTCTTTAGTTGGAAATAAACCTAGAATTATCATATTAAATAAATCTGATTTAAGTAATCCAGATAATAATTTTAAATGGCAAAAGAAGTTATCTGAAAGTGGAACACCATCTATATTAGTTAACTCATTAGATAATACTGGAATAAATGATTTGATTCGTATATCTAATGTGCTTATGAAAGAAAAAAGAGATAAGCTAGAAAAGAAGGGTATAAAGAATAAAGCTATTAGAGTGATGATAGTTGGTATACCAAATGTAGGAAAATCTACTTTAATAAATAGTTTATCTGGTAGAAAAGGAGCTAAAACAGGAAATAGACCTGGAGTTACCAAAGGCAATCAATGGATTAAGTTAAAAGGTAACTTAGAATTATTAGATACGCCAGGAATATTATGGCCCAAATTTGAAGACAAGGAAATTGGTCTTAACTTGGCTTTTACAGGAGCTATAAAAGATGAGCTACTAGATATAGAAACTTTAGCATACAGATTAATTGAAAAACTTGTAACTATATGCCCATTTTTATTAGAAGAAAGATATAATATAACTATATCAGGCAAATCGACAATAGAGGTATTTGAAGAAATCGGGAAAAAGCGAGGCTGTATATTAAAAGGTGGAGAAATTGATTTTGATAAAACAAGTAATATTATTATAGATGATTTTAGAAAAGGCAGAATTGGTAGAATAACATTAGAGTTGCCATAA
- a CDS encoding ribonuclease HII has product MLELEKALWEEGYNYIACIDEVGRGCLAGDVVACAVIMPKEILIEGVNDSKKLTAKKREKLYGKILETAIAVGIGQVDPDTIDKINIKESTRLAMKKAILNLKDKQGNQILPDYLLIDAEEVYIDIPQSSIIKGDEKSHGIACASIVAKVYRDSKCQIWGQEYNGYAIEKNKGYGTKEHREALKEIGPCPIHRLSFLKKII; this is encoded by the coding sequence GTGCTAGAATTAGAAAAAGCTTTATGGGAAGAAGGTTATAATTATATAGCTTGTATAGATGAAGTAGGACGAGGATGCTTAGCTGGAGATGTTGTTGCTTGTGCTGTAATAATGCCAAAGGAAATTTTGATTGAAGGTGTTAATGATTCAAAAAAGCTAACAGCTAAAAAGCGAGAAAAGTTATATGGAAAGATACTAGAAACAGCAATAGCAGTTGGAATTGGACAAGTAGATCCAGATACTATTGATAAAATTAATATAAAAGAGAGTACTAGACTTGCAATGAAGAAGGCAATACTTAATTTAAAGGATAAACAAGGCAATCAAATACTACCAGATTATCTTTTAATAGATGCAGAAGAAGTTTATATTGATATACCTCAGTCAAGTATTATAAAAGGTGATGAAAAATCACATGGTATTGCGTGTGCCTCCATTGTTGCTAAGGTATATAGGGATAGCAAATGTCAAATATGGGGACAAGAATATAATGGGTATGCAATTGAAAAAAACAAAGGATATGGAACAAAAGAACATAGAGAAGCTCTAAAGGAAATAGGTCCTTGCCCTATACATAGATTAAGCTTTTTAAAAAAGATTATTTAG